The following proteins are encoded in a genomic region of Hyalangium minutum:
- a CDS encoding RNA ligase family protein — translation MADTDPSHTHYEKIAERPEQWGLEDRGYRALKKSPWVVTEKIHGANFALLSDGQVVRCAKRKALLAEGEDFFGHTALLPRLVPAVLRLQARVRERHPDAVRMTLYGELFGGAYPHPDVPTVPGVQAVQTGVYYSPRIEFCAFDLAREDARGERHYLDYEVLLRLCEEEGVLAAKPLFVGSYEEALEFPTGFESQVPGWLGLPPLPGNLAEGVVLKPRMDLWVPSAKGRVRPVLKHKIAQFAEDERFHGAAKWKPAPVQGAWLSEEDLRGLATGYANEARLASAVSKLGPPPSESSPEAEALRRLLEEDILEQLETDAGDSLRALAPEPKASLEAHVRREAEDLCTLYFALRDGEVGNR, via the coding sequence ATGGCCGACACGGATCCGTCCCACACCCACTATGAGAAGATCGCCGAGCGCCCGGAGCAGTGGGGCCTGGAGGACAGAGGCTATCGCGCGCTGAAGAAGAGCCCCTGGGTGGTGACGGAGAAGATCCACGGCGCCAACTTCGCCCTCTTGAGCGATGGGCAAGTGGTGCGGTGCGCCAAGCGCAAGGCGCTGCTGGCCGAGGGCGAGGACTTCTTCGGGCACACGGCGCTGTTGCCGCGGCTGGTGCCGGCAGTGCTCCGGCTGCAGGCGCGGGTGCGAGAGCGGCACCCGGACGCGGTGCGCATGACGCTCTATGGCGAGCTGTTCGGCGGAGCCTATCCGCACCCGGACGTGCCCACTGTGCCCGGGGTGCAGGCGGTGCAGACGGGGGTGTACTACTCGCCGCGCATCGAGTTCTGCGCGTTCGACCTGGCGCGGGAGGATGCGCGGGGCGAGCGGCACTACCTCGACTATGAGGTGCTGCTGCGGCTGTGCGAGGAGGAGGGGGTGCTCGCCGCGAAGCCGCTCTTCGTGGGCAGCTACGAGGAGGCGCTGGAGTTCCCCACGGGCTTCGAGAGCCAGGTGCCGGGGTGGCTCGGGCTGCCGCCGCTGCCGGGCAATCTGGCGGAGGGGGTGGTGCTCAAGCCGCGGATGGACCTGTGGGTGCCTTCGGCGAAGGGGCGGGTGCGGCCGGTGCTCAAGCACAAGATCGCCCAGTTCGCCGAGGACGAGCGCTTCCACGGGGCGGCGAAGTGGAAGCCCGCGCCCGTGCAGGGGGCGTGGCTCTCGGAGGAGGACCTGCGGGGGCTGGCCACGGGGTATGCGAACGAGGCCCGGCTGGCGAGCGCGGTGTCGAAGCTGGGCCCACCGCCGAGCGAGAGCAGCCCCGAGGCCGAGGCGCTGCGGCGGCTGCTGGAGGAGGACATCCTGGAGCAGCTGGAGACGGATGCGGGGGACAGTCTCCGGGCACTGGCGCCCGAGCCGAAGGCCTCGCTCGAGGCGCACGTGCGGCGGGAGGCCGAGGACCTGTGCACGCTCTACTTCGCGCTGCGGGACGGAGAGGTGGGTAACAGGTAG
- a CDS encoding TetR/AcrR family transcriptional regulator produces MAQRSRSVPRKKPRQERSRATVDAILEAAAHILVAHGFEDTTTRQVAERAGVSIGSLYQYFPSKEALITALFERQIQRVLDVCTEALQSQGSPSTQQVVRDVALGVMKAYAVNPRLHQVLISEGLKLGMMERVQSFEQRIETVVRTFMLHYSSQLRSRRVELATFVITRAIRGIIWSAAIERPELFEDPELADELGELMLGYLLPTSPSRSAK; encoded by the coding sequence ATGGCCCAGCGCAGTCGTTCCGTCCCTCGGAAAAAGCCTCGCCAGGAGCGCTCGCGAGCCACCGTGGACGCCATCCTGGAGGCCGCTGCTCACATTCTTGTCGCGCATGGCTTCGAAGACACCACCACTCGCCAGGTGGCCGAGCGCGCTGGCGTCAGCATCGGCTCGCTCTACCAGTACTTTCCCAGCAAGGAGGCGCTGATCACCGCCCTGTTCGAGCGCCAGATTCAGCGCGTGCTCGACGTGTGCACCGAGGCCCTCCAGTCCCAGGGTTCCCCGTCCACGCAACAGGTGGTGCGCGACGTGGCGCTCGGGGTGATGAAGGCCTACGCCGTCAACCCACGCCTCCATCAGGTGCTCATCAGCGAGGGCCTCAAGCTGGGCATGATGGAGCGCGTTCAATCCTTCGAGCAGCGCATTGAGACCGTGGTGCGCACCTTCATGCTGCACTACAGCAGCCAGCTCCGCTCCCGCCGCGTGGAGCTGGCCACCTTCGTCATCACCCGCGCCATCCGCGGCATCATCTGGTCCGCCGCCATCGAGCGCCCCGAGCTCTTCGAGGACCCCGAGCTGGCCGATGAGCTCGGGGAGCTGATGCTTGGCTACCTGTTACCCACCTCTCCGTCCCGCAGCGCGAAGTAG
- a CDS encoding DUF2339 domain-containing protein has product MSAEDGDQELRERVRKLETLVATLEDRLHQLEAKGTAAVSGPAPGQAPPPPPYIGGAPTPASPERADLEAHLGTYWLSRVGIVALITGIAYLITWRFGELGMFARVGLGYLLSAGLGAFGLWQSKRYELFGRILFGGGLALAYFVTYALHFIPSVRVIDSQALALVLLAGLVVAIVVIAHRMHSETVAGIALFLGLHTGMLSDITAFTLLSTTLLAAGALFFLVQNRWVIVPLSSLVAVYTTHVNWALRTGAVAPDAPDPERLFLSLSFLSVYFVLFSVALLARPKELSVRASLTFAMLNWVGLVGLGAYEVERRSEPDLFSFFLIVALAHGASAAVARWRQATPALLHTYMSLCALTLALAMPAHYEGSALVASWLVTGAATGLVARGTASPVLRWVGVGVLFVGLGATWFIVSSPPLLYAVAFACFLIVERSAELSAPWLPAPTTLQAQGTLKALCAMGTGLALVWLVGEWMPAGLTTLGWVVAAFGMFAVGFALNERRYRLTGIGVLALALGRLLIVDLARLPIGQRVLTFILLGVMLLVISYTYTRLRDRKR; this is encoded by the coding sequence ATGAGCGCAGAGGATGGGGATCAAGAGCTTCGAGAGCGGGTGCGAAAGCTCGAGACGCTGGTCGCGACGCTGGAGGATCGGCTCCACCAGTTGGAGGCGAAGGGCACGGCTGCGGTGTCCGGGCCGGCGCCTGGGCAGGCACCTCCACCGCCTCCTTATATAGGGGGAGCGCCGACGCCCGCGTCCCCGGAGCGCGCGGACCTGGAGGCGCACCTCGGTACGTACTGGCTGAGCCGGGTGGGCATCGTCGCGCTCATTACAGGCATCGCGTACCTCATCACCTGGCGCTTCGGAGAGCTGGGGATGTTCGCGCGGGTGGGGCTGGGCTACCTGCTGAGTGCGGGGCTCGGGGCGTTCGGGCTGTGGCAGTCGAAGCGCTACGAGCTGTTCGGGCGCATCCTCTTCGGAGGCGGGCTGGCGCTGGCGTACTTCGTCACGTACGCGCTGCACTTCATCCCCTCGGTTCGAGTCATCGACAGCCAGGCACTGGCGCTGGTGCTGCTGGCGGGGCTGGTGGTGGCCATCGTCGTCATCGCGCACCGGATGCACTCGGAGACGGTGGCGGGCATCGCGCTGTTCCTCGGACTGCACACGGGGATGCTCAGCGACATCACCGCGTTCACGCTGCTGTCCACCACGCTGCTGGCGGCGGGCGCGCTGTTCTTCCTGGTGCAGAACCGGTGGGTCATCGTCCCGCTGTCGAGCCTCGTGGCTGTCTACACCACGCACGTGAACTGGGCGCTGCGGACAGGCGCGGTGGCACCGGACGCTCCGGATCCCGAGCGGCTCTTCCTCAGCCTGAGCTTCCTGTCGGTGTACTTCGTGCTGTTCTCGGTGGCGCTGCTCGCCCGGCCGAAAGAGCTGTCTGTCCGCGCCAGCCTCACCTTCGCCATGCTCAACTGGGTGGGGCTGGTGGGGCTGGGCGCTTATGAGGTGGAGCGCCGGAGTGAGCCGGACCTGTTTTCCTTCTTCCTCATCGTCGCACTCGCGCACGGGGCCTCGGCGGCGGTCGCACGGTGGCGGCAGGCCACGCCCGCCCTGCTCCACACCTATATGTCCCTGTGTGCGCTCACCCTGGCCCTGGCGATGCCGGCTCACTACGAAGGCTCAGCGCTGGTCGCCTCTTGGCTGGTGACGGGGGCCGCGACAGGGCTCGTGGCGCGCGGCACGGCATCGCCCGTGCTGCGTTGGGTGGGCGTGGGAGTGCTGTTCGTGGGGCTCGGGGCCACGTGGTTCATCGTGTCCTCTCCTCCGTTGCTGTACGCGGTGGCCTTCGCGTGCTTCCTGATCGTCGAGCGATCCGCGGAGCTCAGTGCCCCCTGGCTGCCAGCGCCGACCACACTCCAGGCTCAGGGAACGCTGAAGGCGCTCTGTGCCATGGGGACGGGGCTCGCACTGGTGTGGCTCGTGGGCGAGTGGATGCCGGCAGGGCTCACGACGCTTGGGTGGGTGGTGGCGGCCTTCGGAATGTTCGCGGTGGGCTTCGCCCTGAACGAGCGCCGGTACCGGCTCACGGGCATCGGGGTGCTGGCGCTGGCGCTCGGGCGGCTGCTCATCGTGGACCTGGCGCGGCTGCCCATCGGCCAGCGCGTGCTCACCTTCATCCTGCTTGGGGTGATGCTGCTGGTCATCTCGTACACGTACACCCGCTTGCGCGACCGCAAGCGGTGA
- a CDS encoding Coq4 family protein, translated as MFALPLIVRGGHAFLRLVQDLNRLDEVFRLIESLHDNPRISEQLVEGHRQTPHGARALQEKPRLGKIDLEALGRLPEGTFGHEYARFMRRHGLDPASLPVKPVEDDASFIEAHLRETHDLWHVVTGFEPDVAGELGLQAFYLAQFPNRVALAILSAGMMNTLIYGFEDSAARMTQIARGWTLGRRARPLFGTDWKQLWATPMTEVRAKLGLELKAVDVVTPEMIPQDVAREPVARA; from the coding sequence ATGTTCGCTCTGCCCCTGATCGTCCGCGGTGGTCACGCCTTCCTGAGGCTCGTCCAGGACCTGAACCGCCTGGACGAGGTGTTCCGTCTCATCGAGTCTCTCCACGACAACCCGCGCATCAGCGAGCAGCTCGTGGAGGGGCACCGGCAGACGCCGCACGGGGCGCGGGCGCTGCAGGAGAAGCCGCGCTTGGGGAAGATTGACTTGGAGGCGCTGGGGCGGCTGCCGGAGGGGACGTTCGGCCACGAGTATGCGCGCTTCATGCGCCGCCATGGGCTGGATCCGGCCTCGTTGCCGGTGAAGCCGGTGGAGGATGACGCCTCATTCATCGAGGCCCACCTGCGTGAGACGCACGACCTGTGGCACGTGGTGACGGGCTTCGAGCCGGACGTGGCGGGCGAACTGGGGCTCCAGGCGTTCTACCTGGCGCAGTTCCCGAACCGTGTGGCGCTGGCGATTCTCTCGGCGGGCATGATGAACACGCTCATCTACGGGTTCGAGGACAGCGCGGCGCGGATGACGCAGATCGCGCGCGGTTGGACGCTGGGGCGCCGGGCGCGTCCGCTGTTCGGCACGGACTGGAAGCAGCTGTGGGCCACGCCCATGACCGAGGTCCGCGCGAAGTTGGGCCTGGAGCTGAAGGCGGTGGACGTGGTGACGCCGGAGATGATCCCACAGGACGTGGCGCGCGAGCCCGTGGCCCGCGCCTGA